The sequence TTATGTGTCCATGGCATACCTGTAGTGCAAAAGGTGCTTCGACAGCAATGTGCAACAGAAAAACCACAGACCTACGCAGAGAGTTAAGTCAGTAATGACATGGGTGGTTTATGCTATGACACACAGCGGATGGCGAGGAGTAGACATCTTCGACTGGATTGCGGGTGGCGGAAATGTTAGAGGGGGCTACAGGAATCAAAGTTTATATGCGTGACCGATGTTGCTCCAGGGACGTCGTGTGCCATGTGGACTATTCCCGTTTGATAAGCGGACATGGTGTCCAAGATAAACTGACTTGAATCACAATTCAAATTGCTTCAGTGTATTCAGTAATATCATAACTAGACTACACTTCACGAGCACATATGCAACGAATAGAATGTAAAGAATATACACCAATTCTATACCTCCAAACCGAAAAAAAATCCACACCACTAACGATCGACCACCTGGCAACTTTTAAATAGGAAGAGAATATATATGTAAGCCAAGTGTTCAATCAGCTTCTTCACCATCTTCCTCGTCATGCTCTGCGATTGCAGCCACTTGTGATTTTAATTTCTCAGTTGGTCGAGATGCCATCCTTGCTGATTTATTCTCTTCGTTGTCCTCTTCTATAGCATCAATGTTTGCATCTAAATCGCACCCTGGTGGCAAATCCGCATTGGGTCCCAGCTGTTCTCTCAACATTTGAATTTCTTTTTTGAGTTCTTCAATAGCACTGTCCCGACGTTCAACCCGTCGGCCAAGCTTGACGATCCACTCGTTAGAAAACCTAAGTAACGCAAGTTTGCTTACTGCACGATTAGGGTTATCTTCTCCGCCCGGGACGTTCCGTGGTGGCCCGCGCGGAGGTGCAGCACCAGGGTCAAGTTCTGCACAGGCTGAAAGGGTGATAGGAGGTAAAAGGAGACGCAGGTCATCAAAGCCAGCCTTCAGTGAATCTCGACGTTTTTGTTCAGCCGCTTTATGAGATGTTTTGCGTCCATCTGGGCCGTAAGAGGAGTTACTGCTAGAAGGATTAATTCCAAGTGCCACGGCACGCCCTTCGAGTGTATTTTGGTAGTTGGATTTGGTAGATAAATGCGCGATGGCCTCGGCTGTAAGACCTAAAAATACGCACGCTTAAGCTTCGGTAAGAGCGAGAGCGGGCCAGTCACATACCTGACTTGATGGCTGGACTAATCATCGGTAGAATCGCAGGGCTTTGGCGCACGCTCGTTCCTGCCTTGGGTATCGCAACCTTCCCCTTTGGCACTTTGAAAACATGGTTGGCTTCTTTTGTCTTATCTTTCTTACTCGAAGTGGTCGCATCCCTTGACGCGCTGGCCGTCTCTGAGGGAAGGTCGCTAGTGCCCAACTGAGGGCCATCCGGGCCGTGTCGGAGCCCGGTTGGCTGTGTCGCATTGTGACCAAGATTCATTAGCGATGCAGGAGTGACAGGCGCTAACGAAGGGCTTCCATTAGTGCTGGCGGCAGGTGTGGCATCTGCACTCTCCGGTTGTTCCATAATAGTATCTACCTCCTGGCCAGGAGAGCTGCGTGCTATAGGTACGGCCGGCGGGGGCATCGAAAAGGTCGCAGATAGGTCAACAGGCGATGGTGTCGAGTTCGGGAGGTCTCCGACCGGCTCGATCGTCCCAGATGGGTGGGGGCTCGGGAGTGGAGAAGCGCGGGGCTGAATAACACTGTCACCACGTGGCCGCGTGCGGGGTGTACGTTTGGCACTAGTCGCTGCCTTGGATGGAGGAGTGGGCTTAACGAGCGGAGAGGCACGTTTACGGACGGCTTCTACATCAGACGTTGCAGAGCGCTTTGATCTTGAGGGCCCAAATGAAGGAGATGGCAGTGGTGGGAAGCTTTTTTGAGCTGGGGATGGGATCGCAGATGCTGTGCCTTGGGCAAATGATAGACGGGGGTTGGGAGAGGGCTGAATAGCGGGTGAAGTCAAGGGAGATAGAAAATCCGTGGGGGTTCCATGATGGGTCTGTGGAAAGGGCGAGGGGTGGATGCCGCACCCATTAAGTGGGGTCATAGCAGGAGAGAGTAATGAACGGTATAGATCCTAGAAATATGTTAGGGAGAGAGTACACACAACCATAATACGTACTGCATGATTGCCAAGAGCTGATGAAACTAAGTTTGGATCGTATACCACAGGCCTAAGTTCAGTGCTTGATACTACAAGGGATGACTTGTTAGATATTAACCATGCAAACTGGTGGGACCCACCAGGTGTTATTAAGCCCTGGTACCCAACTGGTACATGGGGGGCCGGGGGTGGGCAGCCCATAATTCGAGCTATGTGGACGCATGTGTTAATCAGGGACCGGCACGGCACAAATATTCGGCCGTACCTGTTGTTGAAGAATCCGGTTTTGGAGCTGATTCAACTCGTTCAGCCGGCGCTGTTGTTCAATATGATGCTGAAGACGGGCGATTTCAGCATTCCGACCATTTGTGGAGTACTATATCCTTGGGTGTGATCTGGGATAGGGTTAAGCATCGGAGACGGGTGTGTTGAGTGGGGTCCTGAGAGGGAATCCATCTGCATTTGGTTGCTGGCTGCATTATTAGGATCTCCTGTAGCGACAAATAGGTCGAAATTTGGAAAATCGAGGTTTAAATCGGGCATTTCATCCGCTTGTCGGGACATCTCCAGCGGATTGGAGGAGTTCATTGGGGAGAGGAGAAGGTTAAATGGCTGTCGTATTTGTCAAATGCACCACGtgaagatttggaagaagatCCTTTTGAAATTGCTTGCCCATTACGCAAGCACACCCTCGGATACGTGGTGCATTCGTTTCTCCTCATCCACAATGGCTGAGCAACTCCCCCCGGGCTGGGTATCGCAATGGTACGCGTCAAATGACATTGTACGTACTATCGCGACTTATTAATTCAATCCAGGGACGAAACCTACCAACGGCCGCTTTACATTCGTCAGTATGACGCGACTTGACTACTTTTATTTACTTACAGCCAATCCAATTCACAGAGACTGAAACTGGACACACACAATGGGAGCCACCAGCGGAAGTTGCATCGCACATGCAGCAAGGCCTACATGACTCCCAAGCTGCCCCCGCCGCCCATCATTCCAAACGCCGGCAATATGCTGCTGGTCAGTCTCAAGCGTACTCGGGTGCAGCAGATTTGCCACCTATGCAAGTGCCAAACTATCCCGATCCATCGGCTGCTACAGGTCCAGCTCTCTTTACCCCTGGACTCGACCAATCACAAATGCAAGCCCAAGCCCAGCAGTACTATGGCCAACCTGCGCCAGGTCCAGTCCCGCCCGCATATGGTCAACCTCAGCCAGCATACGGTCAGCAAATGAACCAAATGGCGGACCAATTCGCACAGATGGGCATGGGCGGGCAAAAGGGTGTAAGTATTATAGACAAAGTAAGAATGAAGTTGCTGAAATTCGGGTCAGCATGCACTCCATACAGTCAATCTCATTGGTACCTATCTCGACCCCCAAGAGCTTTCATATCCACCGCCCGAGATTCGGCTTCCGCCTGGCGCATGCATCTCTCAGTCACCTCTCGCCAATGCTGACCCCTCCTACATGCGCTGCACTGTGAATGCTATTCCCACCACCAACGCGCTTTTGAACAAGTCCAAACTTCCCCTTGCTCTAGTTCTTGCCCCGAATCGTTCCGTTCGCGCGACAGACAATGATCCTGAAGTACCGGTGATAACCGATACAGTTATCGCCCGCTGCCGTCGATGCCGCACATACATCAACCCCTATGTACAGTTTATCGACGGTGGCAATCGTTGGAAGTGTTGCATGTGCTCCATGAGCAACGAAGTTCCCCAACTATTTGACTGGGACCAAGCTCGTAATCAACCCGCCGATCGATGGGCCCGTGCCGAACTAAATCATGCTGTCGTCGAGTTCATTGCTCCAACCGAATACATGGTCCGACCGCCTCAACCACCTGTGTACACGTTCTTAATCGATGTGTCACACAGTGCAGTACAATCTGGGATGGTAGCAACAGCAGCTCGTGCAATCTTAGAGTCATTAGATAGGATACCAAATGCAGATGACCGGACCAAGGTCGCAATTATTGGATTCGATGTAGCACTCCATTTCTTCAGCGTTGTGGTAAGTCTACACTACATATCGAAGAACTTTTGATTGATGATATGCACTAAAGCCCGATTCGACTGACGTTACAATGCTGGTTGTCTCCGATTTGGAAGACGTCTTCCTGCCCAAGCCAACTGACTTGCTTATTAATTTGAAGGAGGCTCGGGCTGGTATTGAGGCGCTTCTCGGCCGCCTCAACGATATGTTCCAGGACTCGCATGCCATTGGAAGCGCGATGGGTCCAGCTCTCCAAGCCGCTTACAAGCTTATAGTGAGTACTACTACGCGGGCACCAGTACATTGATTAACGGCGTGGATGTTCAGCATACTATTGGTGGAAAGATCATGGTGTTGTCTTCCACTTTACCTACTCTGGGCGAAGGTGCTCTCAAGCCCCGTGAAGATCCTAAGTTATTGGGAACCGCGAAGGTTTGTAAATATTTCTCTACAAGTTAAAATTCCTGACACAGAGAATGACAGGAATCGAGTCTACTTCAACCAGCATCACCGTTCTACAAGACCTTTGCGATTGATTGCTCGCGTGCCCAAATTTCAGTTGATATGTTCTTGTTCAGCAATGCATACACTGACGTTGCATCTTTGAGTAAGTACACAAATGAACCCTAGAGTTCGGATTCTAACTGCTTCGCATGTAGGCTGCTTGCCTCACTATACGTCTGGTCAAACCTTTTTCTACCCGGCTTTCAATGCCAGTCGGGCTGAGGACGCACTAAAGTTTGCTCATGAGTTTGGGGAAGTGCTTGGTAGCCCGATTGGCTTAGAGGCCGTCATGCGCGTTCGCGCATCTCGAGGTAAGACTCCGCACGTTCACCTTACCTCTCGAGCTGACTTGGGGTATATACAGGTCTCCGTATGTCACAATTCTACGGAAACTTCTTCGTACGCTCGACGGATTTGCTCGCTCTTCCGGCTGTCCCTCTTGACCAATCGTACGCAATTGAGGTCCAAATAGAAGAAAATATTACCGCACCATTTGTAGTTTTGCAGACTGCAGTCTTACATACAACATCATTCGGTAGGCGTGATTTTATCAACTTTTTTCGTTAAGATTCGCTTACACGCCAAAGGCGAGCGCCGTATTCGTGTCGTTACCCTCGCTCTCCCCACAACATCTAATGTATCCGAGTTGTACGCGTCAGCCGACCAGATTGCGATTGCTACCTACCTTGCCAACAAGGCAGTTGAGCGATCTCTGTCTTCGAAATTAGAAGATGCTCGTGACGCAGTAACGAACAAACTTGTTGACATTCTAGGTACATATAAGAGTACAATGACTGCAGCGGGAAGTGGCGCGAGTGCCCAGCTTTCCGTGTCTGAGAATCTCAAGTTCTTGCCAATGTTGTGTCTGGGATTGTTGAAGCATGTGAGTGGTACTTTCAAAGTATATTCCTTCTTGCTAAATAGCTCATACAGGTCGGTTTGAGACAAAGTGCCCAGATTCCACCCGATCTACGTGCGTATGCTCAAGCGTTATTGACAACGCTTCCGTCTCAGCAATTAATGGCATATATCCACCCATCGTTTTATGCACTACACAATATGAGTCCCGAGGTAATCATCGAGCCCCTTGTTCTAAAAGCTCGAAGACTTATTCATGTTTTGTAGTGCGGGACAGTAGGCGAGCAAGGGATTATCATGCCTCCTGCCATGAGCCTCACTAGCGAGCGTTTCGAGCGACACGGTCTCTACTTGATCGAGGACGGCCAGAACATGTTCCTCTGGGTCGGCCGCGATGCAGTGCCTCAGCTCGTCATGGACGTATTCGACCTGCCTAACTACGAAGCCCTACGAGGCGGCAAGGTTCGTCGAGGCCATTACCACCGCATGCAAGGATGTTTGCTGACCTGTTCATGGGATTTGCCAGCAAACCCTGCCGACACTGGACAACGAGTTCTCTCAGCGGATCAACGCCGTGGTCGCCAAGACTCGTGTGCTTAGACGGGGACCGTACTGGCCGCACCTATACGTGGTGAAGGAGGATGGAGAGCCTGCGCTGAGGATGTGGGCACTGAGCATGTTGATCCAAGACCGCATGGACCAGACTCCGAGCTACGCTCAGTACATATCTTCAGTCAAGGATAAGGTCAGTTATAATCTGTATTTGTAGCTGGTGTCACGCTGAGGTTGGAATCTAGGTCAATGGAACCAATTACTAGCAAAATAGACTGAGGGATAGTTGGACTGATGTAGCGATATATATGGTAGTTTGACTTGAAAAACATGTTGTATAATTCTTCCTTCAAAGTTGAGCTAGCGTACAACCTGGGTATAGAATAACAAGTCTACGTTGGATCCAGAGTCTGCATATGTGGTTTTAAAGTTAGGATGACCAATTCCAGCGCTTATTTGAAAGATGATGATGTTGGTGTTCGCTGTGCGCGTCAATTGTTTCACCCCACCACCTGCCTTAATCCAGACTGAGCTACTCAGTGCCAGCAGGGAGGAGAGCGAATCAGCTAAAATGGATTATGTGAGCAGTATACCTTGCGTTATAACTCTTAACTCGATATTAAATATGCATGTATAGGACCAAGAGTTTTTTGGGATGTTCGACTTGTCTCCTCAAGGATTTCCCTGGACCAATCCCCAACGGGAGATCATCATTCGTCGAAGAGAGGATGAGATGAATGGCGACTTGTTCTTCGATGAGTTATTGAAACTTGCTGGCATCGATGCGCACACTGTATATCCCCCACGCGATGTCCGACCTTCCATCGTCTTGTCGACTCGATTCTTAATACTTCATGGGACGACTTCCAACAGTCATGTCTCATTTACTACCTACTCAGACACTGGAACGATGGCAGGGAGAAACCATTCGCGCAGAGCAAGCAGCTCCCTCCACAGTTTGTGTTTGTTTCAGACGCGTATTATTTACTGGACGTGGGCCGGGCTGAGGTGCGTATTTTGGTATCATGCCATGAGGTTTACGCTGAATGAATGTACAGGAGGCTGTTCCCTACCTGTGTGATAGCCGAGTTCTGCATGAATTTACAAGCAAGATAATGTTGACGCTCTCGTCTATTCCGGAGCCATCAGTAGCGTCCCGGTGCTTGCTGCGCTTTGTTCGCGTTGCCAAACCCACACTTGCTAGCCAGGATGACCTCGACATATATGTCAACGCTCTCTGTTATTCCAGCATCACAGACGCTTGGCTGTATCAGAGGTCCCTTCAGGAAGGTCCTGAACGGGAACGCTACATTCATAGGATAGTTGCTTTCTGCTTCCATCGTGAGTCCGAATAGAGTGCTCTGTTCATTACTTGttgactttttttttttagccAAGCCTCGCCCAGAACCTTTGAAAACGTTACTCAGTTTTCCTTTTACGATTTATGAGGATCGTATAGTGAAAGCGATGGCTCTAGCCCCTCCTGAAACTCTTTCAGACGCATCGGTCGCTATTTTCCAAAACATGATTCACGTCCGACTCATTCATTCAGGTCACTACAGCGAAGCAATTCAACTGGATCGTCAGTTCGCCAATGCGGGAACAGCCACTGGACCAGCGGTCAAAGAGGCCGCAGCTCGTCGGAAAGAAACACTGGAGGAGCTCATGGGAGTCATACCTGTGGTGCAGCGCCGTGTCTTGGAGATGGGCATCGAGGAGCAAGAGGCAGAGGCTCGGAAGGGTAAAGGTCCACTCATTCACGGCTACGCCAATGGACAAACTAATACCGACCTGGCGATGTCGTGGGAGCACATTAACGGTTCAAGTTCGATGATAATAGACCCCGTGACGCAATCGCCCCCTCGTAACCAATCTACCCAGCCGTTGGCAGTTTCTATGACTCCTCTAACAGCTTCAGCTGCCTTCCGCCAAGCTGGTTCGAATGCAGCCGTTCTAAAAGCATTTGTCCATACTTCGCGCCTTGAGGGATCCCCTTACGCTAAATCTGGAAGCTCAACACCTCTGGCATCCATGAATTTCAATGCTACAAATTCGAGTGCTCGCAGTCCCTTCGCCCGTGCCATGTCATCTCAGAGGCATGGTTCTCAAGCTGCTGGAAGCCCTACACCGTCCCGTTTCGCTCGGGCATCATTTGGCTCTTACCAGGCTCGCAGCACTACTTCGACTCCCGTATCCACGCTGAATCCAACTACCACACCAGGAGCCAAACCAATCACACGCCCTGCCTTCAACATTTCCAGTGGTTCTGCGGGGAAGATATCTGCATCGCGGTCACTGGCGATGCCTGTCACAGAAAACACCCCTTCGAAGCCCTTTGTCAACCCATTGTCCAGCGCAACAGTCAATGGCTCTGGTCCGTCCGCACGGCGCGTTACACCAATCAAACGCCCCTTCTCTAGTTCAGGAGGGCCTGGCGATCGGTCTATGTCTACCTCAGCATATGATGAGAATATTCGCAGTTGGAATGGCATTCCTGTTCCTGAACAACAAGACATTGACATGGATTACGACGATGGGCTTGATGAAGATTTTATTGTTCAACCAGCATATTCTCGGCCCCGATACAATCCTCCAGAAGACGTGTCTGAGCATGAAATTGAGCATGAAGAACACGTGGAAGAACACGTAGAAGAACACGAGCAAAATCAAGATCCTGGTCAAGAGACAGAgcaggaggaagaagatcaTGAAGAGGAGCAAGAACAAGAGCAAGAGCCTGAACCTGAACCTGAACTAGAGCAGAGCCTAGACCCTGTCCGCTCGTTACGAAATACCTCCCGGAAACATAAGGATGCGCCCTCTGTTTCGAGAACATCATCGGATGCTCACCTACCTGGCGCCTTCCCGAATTCACCTCGGATGCCGCGCTCGAGCCTCGCCCCTGTTGAGGAACAGGAGTCTCCGAAAAAACCCGCTGCTCGCCGCTCCACGCGACGTGTTTCGCGTGCAAATAGCATTGCTGCGACGGACGATGGAGAGGATGAACCAAAACCCAGACGGTCAAGTCGGCTTTCTCATGTTCCCGAATCGTCTCCGCCCCCGCAATCTCCTCCCCGCACTACAAAACCATCTTCGCGTAAATCAAAATCTGGAACAACGAAATCTTCAACCACCACTAGAGTAAAGACTAGGCGCCAAACAGAGGTCATCCCGGAAGAGGCGTAACAGCGATTCACCCGAACCTGTCAAAGCTGCAGTACTTTGCTATTAAATACTTGTTGTTTTGTTTCTTTGTTTCTACTTAATCCATATCCATTCATCAGGTATTTTCTAATCAAACCAATACATTGATATAAGATCTACGTGCCAGCACTATCTAGTGGCTTTTGCTGTCCTACTCAACCATAGCTGGTACCGTTAACCTGAATGAATATTTTAGCCAATAGCAACGAATGGTATAATCAAGTTAAATACTAACCTTATCCTTAACTGCAGATATGTACTGAGCGTAGCTCGGAGTCTGGTCCATGCGGTCTTGGATCAACATGCTCAGTGCCCACATCCTCAGCGCAGGCTCTCCATCCTCCTTCACCACGTATAGGTGCGGCCAGTACGGTCCCCGTCTAAGCACACGAGTCTTGGCGACCACGGCGTTGATCCGCTGAGAGAACTCGTTGTCCAGTGTCGGCAGGGTTTGCTGGCAAATCCCATGAACAGGTCAGCAAACATCATTGCATACGATGGCAATGGCCTCGACGAACCTTGCCGCCTCGTAGGGCTTCGTAGTTAGACAGGTCGAAGACGTCCATGACGAGCTGAGGCACTGCATCGCGACCGACCCAGAGGAACATGTTCTGACCATCTTCGATCAAGTAGAGACCGTGTCGCTCGAAACGCTCGCTAGTGAGGCTCATGGCAGGAGGCATGATAATCCCTTGCTCGCCTACCGTCCCGCACTATGAGGCTTGTCAGTTTCTACCTTGAACCTTTTTTCATGTACTGACCTCGGGCGGCATGTTATGCAAGGAGCGGAACATAGGGTGGATATATGGAATCAACTGCTGTGGCGGCAGTGTTGTCAAGAGCACCTGTGCGTATGCGCGCAAGTCAGGGGGAATCTGAGAACTGTGTCTGAGGCCAACCTAGACGGGGGGTTAGCATTAAACTCCCGAGGCTTTGCGCACAAATAGCAAGAAGCAAGCAACCCACATGTTTCAGCAATCCAAGACACAACATTGGCAAGAACTTGAGATTCTCAGCCACAGCGAGTTGCGCACTCGCTCCGCTCCCGGCAGAAGTCATCATGCTCTTGTATGTACCAAGAATATCAACGAGTTTGTTCGTCACAGCATCGCGGGCATCTTCGAGTTTGGAGGACACCCCACGTTCAACCGCTTTATGAGCAAGGTAGGTAGCGATAGCAACTTGGTCCGCTGACGCATACAACTCGGATGCGTTTGATGTAGTTGGAAGTGCAAGAGTCACAACGCGAACTCTTCGCTCCCCTGCATACCGTGGTAAGGATAACCTGGCTGTATTCTTGACTTTCTATACGTACCAAATGAAGTGGTATATAGAATACCAGCCTGCATGACCACGAATGGCGTAGTAAGGTTTTCTTCGATCTGGACTTCGACTGTATAGCTTTGGTCCATCGGAATGGCTGGAAAAGCCAAAAGGTCGGTAGAACGCACGAAAAAGTTGCCATGGAACTGCGACATCCGCAAACCTGCCAATATTAGAGTATAAAACACCACCCCCAAATCGTGCAAGCTTATTCACATACCACGAGATGCCCGGATGCGCACCAGGCCCTCTAAGCCAATCG comes from Rhizoctonia solani chromosome 4, complete sequence and encodes:
- a CDS encoding helix loop helix DNA-binding domain protein, with product MNSSNPLEMSRQADEMPDLNLDFPNFDLFVATGDPNNAASNQMQMDSLSGPHSTHPSPMLNPIPDHTQGYTPAERVESAPKPDSSTTARIMGCPPPAPHVPVGYQGLITPVSSTELRPVVYDPNLVSSALGNHADLYRSLLSPAMTPLNGCGIHPSPFPQTHHGTPTDFLSPLTSPAIQPSPNPRLSFAQGTASAIPSPAQKSFPPLPSPSFGPSRSKRSATSDVEAVRKRASPLVKPTPPSKAATSAKRTPRTRPRGDSVIQPRASPLPSPHPSGTIEPVGDLPNSTPSPVDLSATFSMPPPAVPIARSSPGQEVDTIMEQPESADATPAASTNGSPSLAPVTPASLMNLGHNATQPTGLRHGPDGPQLGTSDLPSETASASRDATTSSKKDKTKEANHVFKVPKGKVAIPKAGTSVRQSPAILPMISPAIKSGLTAEAIAHLSTKSNYQNTLEGRAVALGINPSSSNSSYGPDGRKTSHKAAEQKRRDSLKAGFDDLRLLLPPITLSACAELDPGAAPPRGPPRNVPGGEDNPNRAVSKLALLRFSNEWIVKLGRRVERRDSAIEELKKEIQMLREQLGPNADLPPGCDLDANIDAIEEDNEENKSARMASRPTEKLKSQVAAIAEHDEEDGEEAD
- a CDS encoding transporter protein Sec23, translating into MAEQLPPGWVSQWDETYQRPLYIQTETGHTQWEPPAEVASHMQQGLHDSQAAPAAHHSKRRQYAAGQSQAYSGAADLPPMQVPNYPDPSAATGPALFTPGLDQSQMQAQAQQYYGQPAPGPVPPAYGQPQPAYGQQMNQMADQFAQMGMGGQKGHALHTVNLIGTYLDPQELSYPPPEIRLPPGACISQSPLANADPSYMRCTVNAIPTTNALLNKSKLPLALVLAPNRSVRATDNDPEVPVITDTVIARCRRCRTYINPYVQFIDGGNRWKCCMCSMSNEVPQLFDWDQARNQPADRWARAELNHAVVEFIAPTEYMVRPPQPPVYTFLIDVSHSAVQSGMVATAARAILESLDRIPNADDRTKVAIIGFDVALHFFSVVPDSTDVTMLVVSDLEDVFLPKPTDLLINLKEARAGIEALLGRLNDMFQDSHAIGSAMGPALQAAYKLIHTIGGKIMVLSSTLPTLGEGALKPREDPKLLGTAKESSLLQPASPFYKTFAIDCSRAQISVDMFLFSNAYTDVASLSCLPHYTSGQTFFYPAFNASRAEDALKFAHEFGEVLGSPIGLEAVMRVRASRGLRMSQFYGNFFVRSTDLLALPAVPLDQSYAIEVQIEENITAPFVVLQTAVLHTTSFGERRIRVVTLALPTTSNVSELYASADQIAIATYLANKAVERSLSSKLEDARDAVTNKLVDILGTYKSTMTAAGSGASAQLSVSENLKFLPMLCLGLLKHVGLRQSAQIPPDLRAYAQALLTTLPSQQLMAYIHPSFYALHNMSPECGTVGEQGIIMPPAMSLTSERFERHGLYLIEDGQNMFLWVGRDAVPQLVMDVFDLPNYEALRGGKQTLPTLDNEFSQRINAVVAKTRVLRRGPYWPHLYVVKEDGEPALRMWALSMLIQDRMDQTPSYAQYISSVKDKTELLSASREESESAKMDYDQEFFGMFDLSPQGFPWTNPQREIIIRRREDEMNGDLFFDELLKLAGIDAHTVYPPRDVRPSIVLHWNDGREKPFAQSKQLPPQFVFVSDAYYLLDVGRAEEAVPYLCDSRVLHEFTSKIMLTLSSIPEPSVASRCLLRFVRVAKPTLASQDDLDIYVNALCYSSITDAWLYQRSLQEGPERERYIHRIVAFCFHPKPRPEPLKTLLSFPFTIYEDRIVKAMALAPPETLSDASVAIFQNMIHVRLIHSGHYSEAIQLDRQFANAGTATGPAVKEAAARRKETLEELMGVIPVVQRRVLEMGIEEQEAEARKGKGPLIHGYANGQTNTDLAMSWEHINGSSSMIIDPVTQSPPRNQSTQPLAVSMTPLTASAAFRQAGSNAAVLKAFVHTSRLEGSPYAKSGSSTPLASMNFNATNSSARSPFARAMSSQRHGSQAAGSPTPSRFARASFGSYQARSTTSTPVSTLNPTTTPGAKPITRPAFNISSGSAGKISASRSLAMPVTENTPSKPFVNPLSSATVNGSGPSARRVTPIKRPFSSSGGPGDRSMSTSAYDENIRSWNGIPVPEQQDIDMDYDDGLDEDFIVQPAYSRPRYNPPEDVSEHEIEHEEHVEEHVEEHEQNQDPGQETEQEEEDHEEEQEQEQEPEPEPELEQSLDPVRSLRNTSRKHKDAPSVSRTSSDAHLPGAFPNSPRMPRSSLAPVEEQESPKKPAARRSTRRVSRANSIAATDDGEDEPKPRRSSRLSHVPESSPPPQSPPRTTKPSSRKSKSGTTKSSTTTRVKTRRQTEVIPEEA
- a CDS encoding transporter protein Sec23 produces the protein MFDWDQARNQPADRWTRYELNHSVVEFIAPTEYMVRPPAPPVYTFLIDVSHSAVQSGMVATAARAILESLDRIPNADDRTKVAFIGFDSSLHFFSVVPESTDITQLVVSDLEDVFLPKPTDLLVNLTEARAGIEALLGKLNDMFQDSHAIGSALGPALQAAYKLILVYVARYRGKGGCHVLITSNAGEGALKPREDPKLLGTARESTLLQPASAFYKSFSIDCSRANISVDMFLFSASYTDVASLSECTPSLYFWSTYFYPAFNASRAEDAIKFAHEFGQVIGNPIGLEGLVRIRASRGLRMSQFHGNFFVRSTDLLAFPAIPMDQSYTVEVQIEENLTTPFVVMQAGILYTTSFGERRVRVVTLALPTTSNASELYASADQVAIATYLAHKAVERGVSSKLEDARDAVTNKLVDILGTYKSMMTSAGSGASAQLAVAENLKFLPMLCLGLLKHVGLRHSSQIPPDLRAYAQVLLTTLPPQQLIPYIHPMFRSLHNMPPECGTVGEQGIIMPPAMSLTSERFERHGLYLIEDGQNMFLWVGRDAVPQLVMDVFDLSNYEALRGGKQTLPTLDNEFSQRINAVVAKTRVLRRGPYWPHLYVVKEDGEPALRMWALSMLIQDRMDQTPSYAQYISAVKDKVNGTSYG